A genomic region of Campylobacter corcagiensis contains the following coding sequences:
- the ciaB gene encoding invasion protein CiaB codes for MNNDYSKFLEFVEENRQKLNALYKDLDNDYVKKGLQICDFKGSKSEKMAVLRRIVDLKTDPLLIELKKKNLSKEKSIEIRDKMFKYTALIHENMHRNLVNKAMDFKVLSSFNLALINGIHKIGLIFNKLQPLWQQRVIDENSFKFKAMKNPYKFIKDNALYQKTSRGEISDRCYGVVKFINDKEAVLEPYAVAFPEFAKELERAFDELLDELKIYGVSQEELSYIRYLENLKYAILETNPDRVIDAWRDAEMAWMDTKGDIQIGHLLEYYEDAYTHVVALEWDVRLKENGDFDDLDFKKDVKKSFGKVYENIGANNSFMRSMVNSNIDKTQLYISTPALYYGADLEGLFSAQVVPNDEFVSANSGKKIFAFVKHVYEAAKSRPYMKIASEIFEKNYLDYGRDILNNKPEIWRKVYEISTIGHEFGHLWFIDDSTENSMNKSGVFKFIEEYKATTGGLINFFYNEKAELKKPVFDELIRRSVGLIAWQEVEHVRAYYCEGLIHLTLLFESGALNFNGKKLIVNLDAYPKFKDLTIKNYENLATHYTKKLDAAIFLDKFAVFEGDVYLPKDKKVREFVEYYHALYKEIGNEIDEDATNLA; via the coding sequence ATGAATAATGATTACAGTAAATTTTTAGAATTTGTAGAAGAAAATAGACAAAAGCTTAATGCTTTATATAAAGATTTAGATAATGATTATGTTAAAAAAGGGCTTCAAATTTGTGACTTTAAAGGCTCAAAAAGTGAGAAAATGGCGGTTTTAAGACGCATAGTTGACTTAAAAACAGACCCACTTTTAATAGAGCTTAAAAAGAAAAATCTAAGTAAGGAAAAAAGCATAGAAATTCGTGATAAGATGTTTAAATATACGGCTTTAATTCATGAAAATATGCATAGAAATTTAGTAAATAAAGCTATGGATTTTAAAGTGTTAAGTAGCTTTAATCTAGCACTCATAAATGGCATACATAAAATAGGGCTTATTTTTAACAAACTTCAACCCCTTTGGCAGCAAAGAGTTATTGATGAAAACTCATTTAAATTTAAAGCTATGAAAAATCCATATAAATTTATAAAAGATAATGCCTTATATCAAAAAACAAGCCGTGGTGAGATTTCTGATAGATGCTATGGGGTGGTAAAATTTATAAATGACAAAGAGGCTGTTTTAGAGCCTTACGCAGTAGCTTTTCCTGAGTTTGCAAAAGAGCTTGAAAGAGCTTTTGATGAGCTTTTAGATGAGCTTAAAATTTATGGTGTAAGTCAAGAAGAGCTTTCTTATATTAGGTATTTGGAGAATTTAAAATACGCTATTTTAGAAACAAATCCTGATAGAGTAATAGATGCTTGGAGAGATGCTGAAATGGCTTGGATGGATACAAAAGGTGATATCCAAATAGGTCATCTGCTTGAGTATTATGAAGACGCTTACACTCATGTAGTTGCCTTAGAATGGGATGTTAGGCTTAAAGAAAATGGCGATTTTGATGATTTAGACTTTAAAAAAGATGTTAAAAAAAGCTTTGGAAAAGTTTATGAAAATATCGGGGCAAATAACTCGTTTATGCGTTCTATGGTTAATTCTAATATTGATAAAACTCAGCTTTATATTTCAACTCCAGCACTTTATTATGGAGCTGATTTAGAAGGTCTTTTTAGTGCTCAAGTTGTTCCAAATGATGAGTTTGTAAGTGCAAATAGTGGGAAAAAAATATTTGCTTTTGTAAAGCATGTTTATGAAGCGGCCAAATCAAGACCATATATGAAAATAGCAAGTGAGATTTTTGAAAAAAACTACTTGGACTATGGACGAGATATCTTAAACAATAAGCCTGAAATCTGGAGAAAAGTTTATGAGATAAGCACAATTGGTCATGAATTTGGTCATCTTTGGTTTATAGATGATAGCACAGAAAATTCTATGAACAAAAGCGGTGTTTTTAAATTTATAGAGGAGTATAAAGCAACAACTGGCGGGTTAATAAATTTCTTTTATAACGAAAAAGCTGAACTTAAAAAGCCAGTATTTGATGAGCTTATCCGTAGAAGTGTAGGGCTTATTGCTTGGCAAGAAGTAGAACATGTTAGGGCGTATTATTGCGAAGGACTTATACATTTAACTTTGCTTTTTGAAAGTGGGGCGTTAAATTTTAATGGTAAAAAACTAATAGTAAATTTAGACGCTTATCCTAAATTTAAAGATTTAACGATAAAAAACTATGAGAATTTAGCAACTCATTATACAAAAAAGCTAGATGCGGCTATATTTTTGGATAAATTTGCTGTTTTTGAAGGTGATGTTTACTTGCCAAAGGATAAAAAAGTGCGAGAATTTGTTGAGTATTATCACGCACTTTATAAGGAAATTGGCAATGAGATTGATGAAGATGCTACGAATTTAGCTTGA